In the genome of Streptomyces sp. NBC_01381, one region contains:
- a CDS encoding bifunctional GNAT family N-acetyltransferase/acetate--CoA ligase family protein, which translates to MTHDERSRPPVHALLADGTTTCIRAVRPDDHSQLQGLYDEMSPRNLRLRFFAASGRSAAQAADRACAPDRPGYRALLAETKDQIIGLAEYERTDEPETAEISLAVAEGLHHRGIGTLLLEHLVSAARADGITAFTADALAENHEVLKVFADLGLRTARRFEGPELRCTIELDEDETYLTAVEKRGSTADVASLQPLLRPGSIAVIGAGRKAGSVGRAILHNLRTGGFPRKLFAVNPNVSSLMSVPAYQSVGAAPEVPDLAVLAVPASALSAAAEECGKAGVRALVVVTAGLDAAQAASLLAICRTYGMRLVGPNCLGISNTDRAVSLDATFAARHPRPGTAGVAVQSGGVGIALLDGLSRLGLGVSSFVSLGDKYDVSGNDLLQWWESDGVTDLALLHLESFGNPRAFSRTARRVTRRIPVLTVDAGRTEAGRRAAASHTAAAATRTMTRQALFTQAGITATRTIGELLEVAALLHSQTVPSGKRVVIVTNAGGAGVLAADACAEAGLTLPSLSADLIDDLLAVLPEGASTANPVDATAAVSEEQLRECVDRLTVSGAVDAVLVVLVPTAVAAATGDDLTRALTDAPGRRTGTVVVVRLDQALPVQLLPTTTAGSVPSYADPQAAARALAHADRRAQWLARPPGSVPDLTGIEAAQAHAVTDAWLSGHPEGGWLDPRTCAELLACYGIPQLPWAWAESEDEAVIAAERLRGPDGRVVLKAHWPGLLHKSEQGAIHLDLEGDAQVRAAFRDFETRFAGLLSGVVVQPLAERGTELFAGVAQDEVFGPLVLFGLGGSATELLADHSARLAPLTDFDVHDLITSPRCAPLLFGHGGGGPVDLEGLEQLLHRLSRMACDLPQLAEADFNPVLARPGGVTALDVRVRLLPRTAHDPYLRRLR; encoded by the coding sequence ATGACGCACGACGAGCGAAGCCGACCTCCGGTGCACGCCCTGCTCGCCGACGGGACGACGACCTGCATACGGGCCGTCCGACCCGACGATCACTCCCAGCTGCAAGGCCTCTACGACGAGATGTCGCCTCGGAACCTGCGGCTGCGGTTCTTCGCAGCCAGTGGCCGGTCCGCCGCACAGGCCGCGGACCGGGCCTGCGCCCCTGACCGCCCCGGGTACAGGGCGCTGCTCGCCGAGACCAAGGACCAGATCATCGGTCTTGCCGAGTACGAGAGGACGGACGAGCCCGAAACCGCCGAGATCTCACTCGCCGTGGCCGAGGGCCTGCACCACCGGGGGATCGGCACCCTGCTTCTGGAACACCTGGTCTCCGCGGCCCGTGCCGACGGCATCACCGCGTTCACCGCCGACGCGCTTGCCGAGAACCACGAGGTGCTGAAGGTCTTCGCCGACCTCGGTTTGCGCACAGCCCGCCGCTTCGAGGGCCCCGAACTGCGCTGCACCATCGAGCTGGACGAGGACGAAACCTACCTGACGGCGGTCGAGAAGCGAGGCAGCACCGCCGACGTGGCCAGCCTTCAACCGCTGCTGCGCCCAGGATCGATCGCCGTGATCGGCGCGGGCCGCAAGGCCGGTTCGGTCGGCCGGGCGATCCTGCACAACCTGCGCACCGGTGGCTTTCCCCGGAAGCTCTTCGCCGTCAACCCGAACGTCTCGTCGTTGATGAGCGTGCCCGCCTACCAGTCGGTCGGCGCTGCGCCCGAGGTCCCCGACCTGGCGGTACTGGCGGTACCCGCGTCGGCCCTGTCCGCCGCGGCGGAAGAGTGCGGCAAGGCGGGCGTGCGTGCCCTGGTGGTCGTCACGGCCGGCCTGGACGCCGCCCAGGCGGCTTCCCTGCTAGCCATATGCCGTACGTACGGCATGCGGCTGGTCGGCCCGAACTGCCTCGGCATCTCCAACACGGACAGGGCGGTGTCGCTGGACGCGACCTTCGCCGCCCGCCATCCACGTCCCGGCACGGCCGGTGTCGCGGTGCAGTCCGGGGGAGTGGGAATCGCTCTGCTGGACGGCCTGTCCCGCCTGGGCCTCGGCGTCTCCAGCTTCGTCTCGCTAGGCGACAAGTACGACGTGAGCGGCAACGACCTGCTTCAGTGGTGGGAAAGTGACGGCGTCACGGACCTGGCTCTGCTGCACCTGGAGTCCTTCGGGAACCCCCGGGCGTTCTCGCGGACGGCGCGCCGGGTGACCAGGCGCATACCCGTACTCACCGTCGACGCGGGCCGCACCGAAGCCGGTAGGCGAGCTGCTGCCTCGCACACCGCCGCCGCGGCCACGCGGACCATGACCCGGCAGGCCCTGTTCACCCAGGCGGGCATCACGGCCACCCGAACGATCGGTGAACTCCTCGAAGTCGCCGCTCTGTTGCACTCCCAGACCGTGCCTTCCGGAAAACGCGTCGTCATTGTCACCAACGCGGGTGGCGCGGGAGTTCTCGCAGCGGACGCGTGCGCCGAAGCGGGACTCACCCTGCCGTCGCTGTCGGCCGATCTCATCGACGACCTGCTCGCCGTCCTGCCCGAGGGTGCCTCGACCGCCAACCCCGTCGACGCCACCGCAGCCGTCAGCGAGGAACAACTCAGGGAGTGTGTGGACCGGCTCACGGTGTCCGGCGCCGTCGACGCCGTCCTGGTGGTGCTGGTCCCCACCGCGGTCGCCGCGGCGACTGGCGACGACCTCACCCGGGCTCTCACCGATGCCCCCGGCCGACGCACCGGAACGGTTGTGGTGGTCCGCCTCGACCAGGCACTGCCCGTGCAACTGCTGCCCACCACGACGGCCGGCTCCGTCCCGTCCTACGCCGATCCACAGGCCGCCGCCCGAGCCCTCGCTCACGCTGACCGTCGCGCCCAGTGGCTGGCCAGGCCGCCCGGCAGCGTCCCCGATCTCACCGGGATCGAGGCGGCGCAGGCCCACGCCGTGACCGACGCCTGGCTGTCCGGTCACCCCGAAGGCGGCTGGCTTGATCCGCGTACCTGCGCCGAACTCCTCGCCTGCTACGGCATACCCCAGCTTCCCTGGGCCTGGGCCGAGTCCGAGGACGAGGCCGTCATCGCCGCCGAGCGGTTGCGCGGTCCGGACGGCCGGGTCGTGCTGAAGGCGCACTGGCCCGGTCTGCTGCACAAGAGCGAGCAGGGTGCCATTCACCTCGATCTGGAGGGGGACGCCCAAGTGCGGGCCGCCTTCCGGGACTTCGAGACCAGGTTCGCCGGGCTGCTCTCCGGGGTGGTGGTGCAGCCGCTCGCCGAGCGTGGCACCGAACTGTTCGCGGGCGTCGCTCAGGACGAGGTGTTCGGCCCGCTGGTCCTGTTCGGTCTTGGCGGCAGTGCCACTGAGCTGCTGGCCGATCACTCGGCGCGGTTGGCGCCGCTCACTGATTTCGACGTCCATGACCTGATCACCTCGCCGCGCTGTGCCCCGTTGCTCTTCGGCCACGGAGGCGGCGGCCCCGTCGACCTCGAAGGCCTGGAGCAACTGCTGCACCGGCTGTCCCGGATGGCCTGCGACCTGCCGCAGCTTGCCGAGGCCGATTTCAACCCCGTCCTGGCACGGCCCGGCGGCGTCACGGCACTCGATGTGCGCGTACGTCTGCTGCCACGGACCGCCCATGACCCGTATCTGCGCCGACTGCGCTGA
- a CDS encoding flavodoxin domain-containing protein yields the protein MTVKVLVAYATKNWSTAEIARTITEVLRKEGLEADMRLVRDVHELQAYDAVILGSPLYEGRWHKDARQFVKRKREALAKRPVWLFSSGPLDPSASEGNIPPVASVRRTLIRIHAKEHVTFGGCLTEDAQSWAARTVVKAGKGGDFRDFKQISAWAQRIGATLRGEVVVQREGS from the coding sequence ATGACCGTCAAGGTGCTCGTCGCCTATGCGACGAAGAACTGGTCAACGGCCGAGATCGCCCGCACCATCACGGAGGTTCTGCGGAAGGAGGGCCTCGAAGCCGACATGAGGCTCGTGCGCGACGTCCACGAACTCCAGGCGTACGACGCCGTGATCCTCGGCAGTCCGCTCTACGAGGGACGATGGCACAAGGACGCCCGTCAGTTCGTCAAGCGCAAGAGGGAGGCGCTTGCCAAACGGCCGGTATGGCTGTTCAGCAGCGGTCCTCTCGATCCTTCGGCGAGTGAGGGAAACATCCCGCCGGTGGCGTCCGTGCGCCGTACGCTCATCCGGATCCACGCCAAGGAGCACGTCACCTTTGGGGGATGTCTCACAGAGGACGCGCAGAGCTGGGCAGCCCGGACCGTGGTCAAGGCCGGCAAGGGTGGGGACTTCCGCGACTTCAAGCAGATCTCCGCCTGGGCGCAGCGCATCGGCGCCACGTTGCGCGGCGAGGTCGTCGTGCAGCGGGAGGGGAGCTGA
- a CDS encoding CBS domain-containing protein → MKHSKIGSVMTGEVVSARYGTPFKDVAKLLAEHRISGLPVIDTDEKVIGVISETDLLVREAQAPDPFQRPSRFRLPRMSPAARKTQVKATARTAGQLMSTPPVCVHADNTIVEGARLMAEHKVERLPVVDDEDRLVGIVTRRDLLQVFLRPDDGIRLEVIEQVLVRTLWLAPQTIKIDVQNGVVTLEGQLERRSEVPIALHMTREIDGVVAVVDKLTYRLDDSHLQPTDQALKGVADDWLRKL, encoded by the coding sequence ATGAAGCACAGCAAGATCGGTTCCGTGATGACCGGTGAGGTCGTCAGCGCCCGGTACGGCACGCCGTTCAAGGACGTGGCCAAACTGCTTGCCGAGCACCGCATCAGCGGGCTTCCCGTGATCGACACCGACGAGAAGGTCATCGGAGTGATCTCCGAGACGGACCTGCTCGTGCGCGAGGCCCAGGCCCCCGACCCGTTCCAGCGGCCGAGTCGCTTCCGACTGCCTCGGATGAGCCCCGCCGCGCGCAAGACCCAGGTCAAGGCCACCGCACGGACTGCAGGGCAGCTGATGTCGACGCCGCCCGTCTGCGTGCACGCGGACAACACCATCGTCGAGGGCGCCCGCCTCATGGCTGAGCACAAGGTGGAACGGCTGCCCGTCGTCGACGACGAGGACCGTCTGGTCGGGATCGTCACCAGGCGAGATCTGCTCCAGGTATTCCTGCGCCCCGACGACGGGATCCGCCTCGAGGTGATCGAACAGGTCCTGGTGCGCACCCTGTGGCTGGCACCCCAGACCATCAAGATCGATGTGCAGAACGGCGTAGTGACCCTCGAAGGACAACTTGAGCGTCGTAGTGAGGTACCCATCGCGCTGCACATGACGCGTGAGATCGACGGAGTCGTCGCGGTCGTGGACAAGCTCACGTATCGCTTGGACGACTCGCATCTCCAGCCGACCGATCAAGCCCTGAAGGGCGTGGCCGACGACTGGCTGCGCAAACTCTGA